The Porphyrobacter sp. HT-58-2 genome has a window encoding:
- a CDS encoding nucleotide sugar dehydrogenase yields MKVAIFGLGYVGSTAAGCIASQGHTIVGVDVSEAKVAALNEGRAPVYEPGLDDLIAAAHADGRVKAVTKLADELDDADIAIVCVGTPSGVDGAHNMSYIAQVTRAIAAALKPDRKTPLTLAYRSTMRPGSCENIIWPIIQSHLGDAAERAVELVYNPEFLREASAIEDFFHPPKIVIGTLGGKPSANMTKLNEGIEAPVFEVGLREAEITKFVDNSWHAVKVAFANEIGRVCQNLGISAREVHAIFKSDTKLNLSAYYTRPGGAFGGSCLPKDVRALQYIAADTGSATHLVDSLIRSNEAHKHHQFLYATRGLEPGAKVLLVGLAFKLETDDLRESPAVDMARKLLEAGYDLDIYDPKVAPDNLVGQNLGYAYSVLPRIDGLMVDKATAETRDYARIIATNRLIDSLAVDKAKVVDTSAIA; encoded by the coding sequence GTGAAGGTTGCCATTTTCGGACTGGGTTACGTCGGCTCCACTGCGGCTGGGTGCATTGCCAGCCAGGGGCACACGATCGTTGGCGTAGATGTTAGCGAGGCCAAAGTCGCGGCGCTGAACGAAGGCCGCGCGCCGGTCTATGAACCCGGCCTCGACGATCTGATTGCCGCCGCCCATGCCGATGGTCGGGTCAAGGCCGTGACGAAGCTTGCAGACGAGCTTGACGATGCGGATATCGCCATCGTCTGCGTCGGCACGCCGAGCGGCGTCGATGGCGCGCACAACATGAGCTACATCGCGCAGGTCACCCGCGCGATTGCCGCCGCGCTGAAGCCGGATCGCAAGACCCCGCTGACCCTCGCCTACCGGTCGACCATGCGGCCCGGATCGTGCGAGAACATCATCTGGCCGATCATCCAGAGCCACCTCGGCGATGCGGCGGAACGCGCGGTCGAGCTGGTCTACAACCCCGAATTCCTGCGCGAAGCCTCGGCGATCGAGGACTTCTTCCATCCGCCCAAGATCGTTATCGGCACGCTGGGCGGCAAGCCTTCGGCCAACATGACAAAGCTCAACGAGGGCATCGAGGCACCGGTCTTCGAAGTGGGTCTGCGCGAGGCGGAGATCACCAAGTTCGTCGATAATTCGTGGCACGCGGTCAAGGTCGCCTTCGCCAACGAGATCGGCCGCGTGTGCCAGAACCTCGGCATCTCCGCACGCGAAGTGCACGCGATCTTCAAGAGCGACACCAAATTGAACCTCAGTGCCTATTACACCCGCCCCGGCGGTGCCTTCGGTGGCTCGTGCCTCCCCAAGGATGTGCGCGCGCTCCAGTATATCGCTGCCGACACCGGCTCGGCGACGCACCTGGTGGATTCACTGATCCGCTCGAACGAGGCGCACAAGCATCACCAGTTCCTGTACGCGACCCGAGGCCTCGAACCGGGGGCCAAGGTGCTGCTGGTCGGCCTCGCCTTCAAGCTCGAGACCGACGATCTGCGCGAGAGCCCGGCGGTCGACATGGCGAGGAAGCTGCTGGAAGCGGGGTATGATCTCGACATCTACGATCCCAAGGTCGCGCCCGACAATCTGGTGGGGCAGAACCTCGGCTATGCCTATTCGGTGCTGCCGCGCATCGACGGGCTGATGGTCGACAAGGCCACCGCCGAAACCCGCGACTATGCCCGGATCATTGCCACCAACCGCCTGATCGACAGCCTTGCAGTCGACAAGGCCAAGGTGGTCGACACCAGCGCCATCGCGTGA
- a CDS encoding glycosyltransferase family 4 protein, giving the protein MNAPAQIAAEEGIPAVIEGEPLKGRHVLIVVENLPLPFDRRVWQEARTLKAAGAHVSIICPTGKGYESRFEIIEGIEIHRHPLPLEAKGAIGFLAEYGAALFWETVLAWRIHRKRRIDVIQGCNPPDLIFLVALPFKLFGVRYIFDHHDINPELYEAKFNKRGFFWWLMVLFEKLTFKAADVSIATNHSYRTIAIERGGMAPERVHVVRSGPDLSKLKRVPPVERWKNGRAHMVGYVGVMGEQEGIDLLIDAVEHLVRVMHREDIQFVLVGGGPALAELQALTQTRGLSDFITFTGRAPDQELFEVLSTMDLGVNPDRVNAMNDKSTMNKIMEYMSPIDHRLSAA; this is encoded by the coding sequence ATGAACGCGCCCGCCCAAATCGCCGCCGAGGAAGGCATCCCCGCGGTCATCGAAGGCGAGCCGCTCAAGGGCCGCCACGTGCTGATCGTGGTCGAGAATCTCCCCCTGCCCTTCGACCGGCGGGTGTGGCAGGAGGCGCGGACGCTGAAGGCGGCAGGCGCGCATGTCTCGATCATTTGCCCCACCGGCAAGGGTTACGAGAGCCGCTTCGAAATTATCGAAGGCATCGAGATCCACCGCCACCCGCTGCCGCTGGAAGCCAAGGGCGCGATCGGCTTCCTCGCCGAATATGGCGCGGCTCTGTTCTGGGAGACGGTGCTGGCCTGGCGCATCCACAGGAAGCGCCGGATCGACGTAATCCAGGGCTGCAACCCGCCCGATCTGATCTTCCTTGTCGCCCTGCCGTTCAAGCTGTTTGGCGTGCGCTACATCTTCGATCATCACGACATCAATCCCGAGCTTTACGAAGCAAAATTCAACAAGCGCGGGTTCTTCTGGTGGCTGATGGTGCTGTTCGAGAAGCTGACCTTCAAGGCCGCAGATGTCTCGATCGCCACCAACCATTCCTACCGCACAATCGCAATCGAGCGCGGCGGCATGGCGCCTGAGCGCGTGCATGTCGTGCGCTCCGGCCCTGACCTCTCCAAGCTCAAGCGCGTCCCCCCGGTGGAGCGCTGGAAGAACGGCCGTGCGCACATGGTCGGCTATGTCGGCGTCATGGGCGAGCAGGAGGGGATCGATCTGCTGATCGACGCGGTCGAGCATCTGGTGCGCGTCATGCACCGCGAGGATATCCAGTTCGTCCTCGTCGGCGGCGGTCCGGCGCTGGCGGAATTGCAGGCGCTCACCCAGACGCGCGGTCTGTCGGATTTCATCACCTTCACCGGCCGCGCGCCCGATCAGGAATTGTTCGAGGTGCTCTCGACCATGGACCTCGGCGTCAACCCCGACCGGGTCAACGCGATGAACGACAAGTCGACCATGAACAAGATCATGGAATACATGAGCCCAATCGATCACCGATTATCCGCTGCGTAA
- a CDS encoding acyltransferase family protein gives MTFAGAPEPVRHHRPDIEGLRAVAVIAVLLFHLGIDTASGGFVGVDVFFVISGFLIGGIVVREAVAGHFRLADYLVRRVRRIVPVMVAILAVVSLAAAILLLPGELAGYSTSLGFSALFAANIHFWINRGAYAESDHEVLLHMWTLGVEGQFYLVLPLIVLGLIRLGRLGLWFGIGVLGLASATASLMLDPVTSFYMLPPRLWEFLLGVLVAIVPLPFLGMRAVREALAFTGVAMILYAVIAFDTGTPFPGWRAAIPCVGAAAIIAAGSHGTSWMGQILETAPARFIGRISYSLYLWHWPVIVLLLLGLPAGALDPALQIVAALVSLVLAVVSWKFIEEPFRRPAVAVRRLLLGSGLATIGLVGVAVVLTQTAGLPQRFSERGLSIAAGLDAPLDDLFRSGRCFIHHRSQQFDESTCLEDADGRSHVLLVGDSQAANLWPGLHDSFRGSAVSQVTAAGCRPALEYNTVSRYPFCPKLMRWALNDYMAQRPSDLLVLAARWEDSDMPALRSLLLAMREKGQAVLLVGPPAQWSQFVPRLLALSHERGQGTALAESLRALSQADLDRQMAGIAAETGADYVSLLRIQCAPQCRYFGKSGTPLIVDDSHFTREASLLYASAFEHPALVRAKE, from the coding sequence ATGACCTTCGCGGGCGCGCCGGAGCCTGTTCGCCATCACAGGCCCGACATAGAAGGCCTGCGTGCAGTAGCGGTGATCGCGGTGCTGCTGTTCCACCTCGGAATCGACACTGCGAGCGGCGGCTTTGTCGGGGTCGATGTCTTCTTCGTCATTTCCGGCTTTCTGATCGGCGGCATTGTGGTGCGCGAAGCGGTCGCGGGCCATTTTCGGTTGGCGGATTACCTCGTTCGCCGGGTGCGCCGGATCGTGCCGGTGATGGTCGCGATACTTGCGGTCGTGAGCCTTGCCGCGGCTATACTGCTGCTGCCGGGCGAACTGGCGGGCTACAGCACGAGCCTCGGATTTTCGGCGCTGTTTGCGGCCAATATCCACTTCTGGATCAATCGCGGTGCCTACGCCGAAAGCGATCATGAAGTCCTGCTGCATATGTGGACGCTCGGGGTGGAGGGGCAGTTCTACCTTGTTTTGCCCCTGATCGTTCTTGGGTTGATCAGGCTCGGGCGGCTGGGATTGTGGTTCGGGATTGGAGTGCTGGGCTTGGCGTCAGCTACAGCTTCGTTGATGCTTGATCCCGTCACAAGCTTCTACATGCTGCCACCACGACTTTGGGAGTTCCTGCTGGGGGTCTTGGTGGCGATCGTGCCATTGCCATTTCTCGGGATGCGAGCCGTCCGTGAGGCATTGGCGTTTACCGGTGTGGCCATGATCCTCTATGCCGTGATTGCCTTCGACACCGGCACCCCCTTTCCCGGTTGGCGCGCCGCCATCCCCTGTGTCGGCGCTGCTGCGATCATTGCGGCCGGTTCGCACGGCACATCATGGATGGGGCAGATTCTGGAGACCGCACCGGCCCGCTTCATCGGAAGAATCTCCTATTCGCTTTACCTGTGGCACTGGCCCGTGATTGTCCTGCTGTTGCTGGGCCTGCCCGCTGGCGCGCTTGATCCTGCGCTTCAGATCGTGGCCGCTCTTGTCAGTCTTGTCCTTGCCGTGGTCAGCTGGAAATTCATTGAGGAGCCCTTTCGGCGCCCTGCTGTCGCGGTGCGACGCTTGCTACTAGGGAGTGGCTTGGCCACGATCGGACTGGTGGGCGTCGCAGTGGTGCTGACGCAAACAGCCGGATTGCCGCAACGTTTTTCCGAACGCGGCCTGAGCATCGCTGCGGGTCTCGACGCGCCGCTGGATGATCTGTTCCGTTCGGGCCGCTGCTTCATCCATCACCGCAGTCAGCAATTTGACGAAAGCACCTGCCTGGAGGATGCGGATGGTCGCAGCCATGTCCTACTAGTTGGCGACAGTCAGGCCGCCAACCTTTGGCCGGGTCTGCATGATAGTTTTCGCGGCAGCGCGGTTAGCCAGGTGACGGCTGCCGGTTGTCGTCCGGCGCTGGAGTACAATACGGTCAGTCGCTATCCGTTCTGCCCGAAGTTGATGCGCTGGGCGCTAAACGATTACATGGCGCAACGCCCATCGGATCTGCTTGTTCTTGCCGCGCGGTGGGAGGACAGCGATATGCCGGCTCTGCGCAGCCTGTTGCTGGCGATGCGGGAAAAGGGGCAGGCGGTGCTGCTGGTAGGCCCCCCAGCACAATGGTCGCAATTCGTCCCGCGCTTGCTCGCGCTGTCGCATGAGAGGGGGCAAGGTACTGCGCTAGCGGAGTCGCTGCGGGCATTGTCGCAAGCCGATCTCGACCGCCAGATGGCCGGGATCGCCGCAGAGACCGGGGCCGACTATGTCTCGTTGCTGCGTATTCAGTGCGCTCCGCAATGTCGCTATTTCGGTAAGAGCGGAACGCCTCTGATCGTGGACGACAGTCACTTCACGCGAGAAGCCAGCCTGCTTTATGCAAGCGCATTCGAACATCCCGCGCTTGTCAGGGCGAAGGAGTAA
- the mmsB gene encoding 3-hydroxyisobutyrate dehydrogenase, producing MKIAFIGLGNMGGGMAANLVKAGHEVRAFDLSEPALAAAREAGCTTFATAREACAGAEAVVSMLPNGQIVKRVYWDDVIGHAPEGAILLDCSTIDVATAREVIEVTEAHGYQMVDAPVSGGIAAAAGGTLTFMVGGSDQAFARARPILECMGKAVIHAGAAGNGQAAKICNNMLLAIHMIGTCEAFAMAQKLGLDPQTFYDISSVSSGQNWSMTSYCPVPGVGPKTPADNDYQGGFAAGLMLKDLKLAMEAAQAAGAKVELGDHARAIYEAFVSDNAETDFSGIIRTL from the coding sequence ATGAAAATCGCCTTTATCGGGCTCGGCAATATGGGCGGTGGGATGGCCGCAAACCTTGTGAAGGCAGGACACGAAGTCCGCGCTTTCGACCTTTCCGAACCCGCACTTGCCGCCGCGCGCGAGGCGGGGTGCACCACCTTCGCCACCGCCAGGGAAGCCTGCGCGGGTGCAGAAGCGGTCGTCTCGATGCTGCCCAACGGCCAGATCGTGAAACGGGTCTATTGGGACGATGTCATCGGCCACGCGCCTGAAGGCGCGATCCTGCTCGATTGCTCGACGATCGACGTTGCCACCGCGCGCGAAGTGATCGAGGTGACCGAGGCGCATGGCTACCAGATGGTCGATGCCCCCGTGTCTGGCGGGATCGCGGCGGCGGCGGGCGGCACGCTGACCTTCATGGTCGGCGGCAGCGACCAAGCCTTCGCCCGCGCCCGGCCTATCCTCGAATGCATGGGCAAGGCGGTGATCCATGCGGGCGCGGCGGGCAACGGGCAGGCGGCCAAGATCTGCAACAATATGCTGCTGGCGATCCACATGATCGGCACCTGCGAGGCCTTTGCCATGGCGCAGAAGCTCGGTCTCGACCCGCAGACGTTCTACGACATTTCCAGCGTCTCAAGCGGCCAGAACTGGTCGATGACGTCCTATTGCCCGGTCCCTGGCGTTGGTCCGAAGACCCCCGCAGACAATGATTATCAGGGCGGGTTCGCCGCCGGGCTGATGCTGAAGGACCTAAAGCTGGCGATGGAAGCGGCGCAGGCGGCAGGCGCCAAGGTGGAATTGGGCGACCATGCCCGCGCGATCTATGAAGCCTTCGTCAGTGACAACGCCGAGACTGACTTCTCCGGCATCATCCGCACGCTTTGA
- a CDS encoding enoyl-CoA hydratase-related protein has product MTYETITVEMDARGTKGVTLLTINRPQALNALNSQVLSELIEAFAAYQADGSQLCAILTGSGDKAFAAGADIKEMSEKPAADFYLDDFFAPWTSEIVKKTRKPWIAAVNGFALGGGCELAMMADFIIASDKAKFGQPEIKLGVAPGMGGSQRLTRAIGKSKSMEMCLTGRMMGAEEAERSNLVARVVPHEELIAESLKTAATIAAMPPMATIANKEMVNSAFEMTLDQGLIVERRIFQILTASEDKAEGMAAFIEKREGQWKGR; this is encoded by the coding sequence ATGACTTACGAAACCATCACCGTCGAAATGGATGCGCGCGGCACGAAGGGTGTCACGCTGCTCACCATCAACCGTCCGCAGGCACTGAATGCATTGAATTCGCAGGTTCTTTCGGAGCTGATCGAGGCTTTTGCTGCCTATCAGGCGGACGGCTCGCAGCTTTGCGCGATCCTGACGGGCAGCGGCGACAAGGCCTTCGCGGCGGGCGCCGACATCAAGGAGATGAGCGAGAAACCGGCGGCGGATTTCTATCTCGACGATTTCTTCGCCCCCTGGACCTCCGAGATCGTCAAGAAGACGAGGAAGCCCTGGATCGCCGCCGTGAACGGCTTCGCGCTGGGCGGCGGGTGCGAGCTGGCGATGATGGCGGATTTCATCATCGCGTCCGACAAGGCAAAGTTCGGCCAGCCCGAGATCAAGCTTGGCGTGGCCCCCGGCATGGGCGGATCGCAGCGGCTGACGCGGGCGATCGGCAAGTCGAAGTCGATGGAAATGTGCCTCACCGGGCGGATGATGGGCGCAGAAGAAGCGGAGCGCAGCAATCTGGTGGCCCGCGTGGTGCCGCATGAGGAACTGATCGCCGAAAGCCTCAAGACTGCCGCGACCATCGCCGCGATGCCGCCGATGGCGACCATCGCCAACAAGGAGATGGTCAACTCGGCTTTCGAAATGACCCTCGATCAGGGCCTGATCGTCGAGCGCCGGATCTTCCAGATCCTGACTGCGAGCGAGGACAAGGCCGAGGGAATGGCCGCCTTCATCGAGAAGCGCGAAGGGCAGTGGAAGGGGCGCTAG
- a CDS encoding enoyl-CoA hydratase/isomerase family protein, with protein MTDDVLIATQGPIGHISLNRPKALHALTLEMCHAMSAALTEWANDDSIKAVILDHAEGRGFCAGGDIAFLRNSALHDGGVSGRKFFHDEYQLNHQMFTYAKPIVAFMDGITMGGGVGISQPAKYRVATENTRFAMPETGIGLFPDVGGGWYLSRLGRRLGQFLALTGARLDGAECLWTGLATHYVPHEMLEDIKARIHDHPDRISGILSEPVGTPPKARIEANADKIAKHFASERYEDILASLEAAAEAGDDWAMKERDTLGTKSPQTCKVALRQLAESAQLTDFADNMRMEYRIASRVLTRPDFAEGVRAVIVDKTNDPKWDPATPEEVSEELLDSIFAPLPADEEWKPL; from the coding sequence ATGACCGACGATGTCCTGATCGCTACTCAAGGCCCCATCGGCCATATCAGCCTCAACCGGCCCAAGGCGCTGCATGCGCTGACCCTGGAGATGTGCCATGCGATGAGCGCGGCGCTGACCGAATGGGCGAATGACGACAGCATCAAGGCGGTGATCCTCGATCATGCCGAGGGGCGCGGCTTCTGTGCCGGGGGCGACATTGCCTTCCTGCGCAATTCGGCGCTGCATGATGGCGGCGTGTCCGGTCGGAAGTTCTTCCACGACGAATATCAGCTGAACCACCAGATGTTCACCTATGCCAAGCCGATCGTGGCTTTCATGGATGGCATCACGATGGGCGGCGGCGTGGGCATCAGCCAGCCCGCGAAGTATCGCGTGGCAACCGAGAACACCCGCTTTGCCATGCCCGAAACCGGCATCGGCCTGTTCCCCGATGTTGGCGGCGGCTGGTATCTCTCCCGGCTGGGACGCAGGCTCGGGCAGTTTCTCGCGCTGACGGGGGCGCGGCTTGATGGGGCGGAGTGCCTCTGGACGGGGCTTGCGACGCATTACGTGCCGCATGAGATGCTGGAGGATATCAAGGCGCGCATCCATGACCATCCCGATCGTATTTCAGGGATCCTCAGCGAACCCGTCGGCACCCCGCCCAAGGCGCGGATCGAAGCCAATGCCGACAAGATCGCCAAGCATTTCGCCTCCGAGCGTTACGAGGACATTCTCGCCAGCCTTGAAGCCGCCGCCGAGGCGGGGGACGACTGGGCCATGAAGGAACGTGACACGCTCGGCACCAAGAGTCCCCAGACCTGCAAGGTTGCGCTTCGCCAGCTCGCCGAGAGTGCGCAACTGACCGATTTCGCCGACAACATGCGTATGGAATACCGCATCGCCAGCCGCGTGCTGACCCGCCCGGATTTTGCCGAGGGCGTGCGCGCGGTGATCGTCGACAAGACCAATGATCCCAAGTGGGACCCGGCCACGCCCGAAGAGGTGAGCGAGGAATTGCTCGACAGCATCTTCGCGCCCCTGCCCGCCGATGAGGAATGGAAACCCTTATGA
- a CDS encoding acyl-CoA dehydrogenase family protein has protein sequence MHGQFQLTDDQLAIREVAQRFTADRITPNAAEWDERHIFPRDIIKESAELGFGAIYVSEQSGGIGLGRLEAALIMEAMAYGCPSTSAFISIHNMAAWMIDRFGGEAVKAKYLPDLVTMEKIASYCLTEPSSGSDASALRTTARRDGDHFVVNGTKQFISGAGANEIYTVMVRTGEDGPKGISCMVIEKDMPGVSFGANEKKLGWHSQPTAQLILEDVRVPVENLVGGEGEGFRIAMMGLDGGRLNIGACSLGGAQRCLDEAIQYTKDRKQFGQAVAEFQNTQFMLADMATDLEAARALLYLAAAKVTDNAPDKTRFSAMAKRLATDNGSAIVDRALQLFGGYGYLQDYPIERFWRDLRVHSILEGTNQIMRMVVGRDLLRQ, from the coding sequence ATGCACGGACAATTCCAACTCACCGACGATCAACTGGCGATCCGCGAGGTCGCGCAGCGTTTCACCGCCGACCGCATCACCCCCAACGCTGCCGAGTGGGACGAAAGGCACATCTTCCCGCGCGACATCATCAAGGAAAGCGCCGAGCTGGGCTTCGGCGCGATCTATGTCTCGGAACAATCAGGCGGGATCGGGCTGGGCCGCCTTGAGGCGGCGCTGATCATGGAAGCGATGGCCTATGGCTGCCCTTCCACCAGCGCCTTCATCTCGATCCACAACATGGCCGCCTGGATGATCGACCGTTTTGGCGGAGAGGCGGTGAAGGCCAAGTATCTCCCCGATCTCGTCACCATGGAAAAGATCGCCAGCTACTGCCTGACCGAACCTTCGAGCGGATCGGACGCCAGCGCCCTGCGCACCACGGCGCGGCGGGACGGCGATCACTTCGTCGTCAACGGCACCAAGCAGTTCATCTCCGGCGCGGGCGCGAACGAGATTTACACCGTGATGGTCCGCACCGGTGAGGACGGGCCGAAGGGCATTTCCTGCATGGTGATCGAAAAGGACATGCCCGGCGTCAGCTTCGGCGCCAACGAGAAGAAGCTCGGCTGGCATTCGCAGCCGACCGCGCAGCTGATCCTCGAAGACGTGCGTGTGCCGGTGGAGAACCTCGTCGGCGGCGAGGGTGAGGGCTTCCGCATTGCGATGATGGGACTGGATGGCGGACGGCTCAACATCGGCGCCTGCTCGCTGGGCGGGGCGCAAAGGTGCCTCGACGAAGCGATTCAGTACACCAAGGATCGCAAGCAGTTCGGCCAGGCGGTGGCCGAGTTCCAGAACACCCAGTTCATGCTCGCCGACATGGCAACCGATCTCGAAGCGGCGCGCGCGCTGCTTTACCTTGCAGCAGCGAAGGTGACCGACAACGCGCCCGACAAGACGCGCTTTTCCGCGATGGCCAAGCGGCTGGCGACCGATAACGGCAGCGCGATTGTAGACCGCGCGCTGCAATTGTTCGGCGGCTACGGCTACTTGCAGGACTACCCGATCGAACGCTTCTGGCGTGACCTCAGGGTGCATTCGATCCTTGAAGGCACCAACCAGATCATGCGTATGGTCGTGGGCCGGGACCTTCTGCGCCAGTGA
- a CDS encoding DUF1254 domain-containing protein, with translation MKRWIGPLAVLMACAVAGHALTLYFAPSFIMARAMDALAARGVALHAFTTPERVTPQSQQVVRSSPDLYYALCRYDLTTPEGGGSGAPRLEVTMARWDDYQSLSFFDASTNNFATIRGTGKSVSVGLQPGVGENGPVTAFRTGDPGRFGRDFVVYSPTTKGVILIRRLAPSAEAFAKALEVGKLDDCRFELAPMVVY, from the coding sequence ATGAAGCGCTGGATCGGCCCGCTCGCTGTACTGATGGCCTGCGCTGTTGCAGGTCATGCACTGACACTATATTTCGCCCCCTCGTTCATCATGGCCCGCGCGATGGACGCGCTGGCGGCGCGCGGCGTGGCGCTCCATGCCTTCACCACGCCCGAACGGGTAACGCCGCAGAGCCAGCAGGTGGTGCGATCGTCGCCCGATCTGTATTACGCGCTGTGCCGCTATGACCTGACCACGCCCGAAGGGGGCGGCAGCGGTGCGCCCCGGCTTGAGGTGACGATGGCCCGGTGGGACGACTATCAATCGCTCTCGTTCTTCGATGCCAGCACCAACAACTTCGCCACAATCCGGGGGACGGGCAAATCGGTCAGCGTAGGCCTGCAACCGGGAGTGGGCGAGAACGGGCCTGTGACTGCATTCAGGACGGGTGATCCCGGGCGCTTTGGCCGCGATTTCGTGGTCTATTCGCCGACCACCAAGGGCGTGATCCTGATCCGCCGTCTTGCCCCGTCAGCCGAAGCCTTTGCCAAGGCGTTGGAAGTGGGCAAGCTCGACGACTGCCGTTTCGAACTTGCCCCGATGGTCGTTTACTGA
- a CDS encoding DUF1214 domain-containing protein, producing the protein MRRTLVYFVAAVMGLSLGLASSLWMAGLWPEGRSLAFGNVDVAGWRSDFAVGSEAADPYTRARVARHGLLALAKTEAVYFTRFVDDDGQPLREACRYRIGGGSIPAGWWSVTLYDARSMLPGNTDGALSIDAGRTGPGAWQAVIASERPADAAHWISSRNAGTFDLTLRLYMPEPALLADPAAVLEPPSVTRLGCEGEDGG; encoded by the coding sequence ATGCGGCGCACACTCGTCTATTTTGTCGCTGCCGTCATGGGCCTCTCGCTCGGGCTCGCTAGCTCCCTGTGGATGGCGGGCCTATGGCCTGAAGGGCGCAGTCTTGCTTTCGGGAACGTCGATGTGGCGGGCTGGCGCAGCGATTTCGCAGTCGGTTCCGAAGCTGCCGATCCCTATACCCGCGCCCGCGTTGCCCGCCATGGCCTGCTGGCACTGGCCAAGACCGAGGCCGTCTACTTCACTCGCTTCGTCGATGATGACGGGCAACCCTTGCGTGAGGCTTGCCGCTATCGCATCGGGGGCGGCTCTATTCCGGCCGGGTGGTGGTCAGTCACGCTTTATGATGCGCGCAGCATGTTGCCAGGCAATACCGACGGCGCGCTCAGCATCGATGCGGGCCGGACCGGTCCCGGGGCATGGCAGGCCGTGATTGCTTCCGAACGACCCGCCGATGCTGCGCACTGGATTTCCAGCCGCAACGCTGGAACCTTCGATCTGACTCTGCGGCTTTACATGCCCGAACCCGCGCTGCTTGCCGATCCGGCGGCGGTGCTCGAACCGCCGTCGGTTACCCGGCTGGGCTGTGAAGGGGAGGATGGCGGATGA
- a CDS encoding RidA family protein: protein MSERHRATSGSPYEAAFGFARAIRVGQRIIVAGTGPIEPDGSTTPGGAGEQAERCCAIIIAAIEELGGSAADLVRTRMLLTDPADQDAVGAVHARFFGAGRPASTMAGVAWLARPEWRVEIEAEAVIRG, encoded by the coding sequence ATGAGTGAACGACACAGGGCGACCTCGGGTTCACCGTACGAGGCAGCTTTCGGTTTTGCCCGCGCGATCAGAGTGGGCCAGCGGATCATCGTTGCTGGCACCGGCCCGATCGAGCCTGATGGTTCGACCACGCCGGGCGGCGCCGGGGAGCAGGCCGAACGGTGCTGCGCGATCATCATCGCGGCAATCGAGGAATTGGGCGGCAGCGCAGCCGATTTGGTGCGCACCCGGATGCTGTTGACCGACCCTGCCGATCAGGATGCGGTTGGCGCGGTTCATGCCCGGTTCTTCGGCGCCGGCCGTCCGGCTTCTACCATGGCCGGGGTCGCGTGGCTGGCCCGGCCTGAATGGCGGGTGGAGATCGAGGCCGAAGCGGTGATCCGCGGCTGA